The stretch of DNA acgacagatttttaccttgtcagctgggggattcttttttgcaaccttccggttactagtccaacactctaaccacctgccttacattgcactccacgaggagcctgcgttGCAGGCTAACTACCTGTTACGCGatggcagcaagaagccaaggtaagttgctagctagcattaaacttatcttataaaaaacaatcaatcttaacataatcactagttaactacacatggttgatgatattactagtttatctagcgtgtcctgcgttgcatataatcgagaTTGTGCctgtgcctgttaatttctcatcgaatgacagcctacttcgccaaatggtgatgatttaacaagcgcattcgcaaaaaaagcactgtcgttgcaccaatgtgtacctaatcataaacatcaatgcctttcttaaaatcaatgcacaagtatatattttttaaacctgcatatttagttaatattgcctgctaacatgaatttcttataactagggaaattgtgtcacttctcttgcgttccgtgcaagcagttaaggtatatgcagcagtttgggccgcctggctcgttgcgaactgtgtgaagtccatttattcctaacaaagtatttaatttgccagaattgtacataattatgacataacattgaaggttgtgcaatgtaacaggaatatttagactgatggatgccacccgttagatcaaatatggaacggttccgtatttcactgaaagttttgcgaaatgatagtttccggattgaACAATATTAATAACCAAaagctcatatttctgtgtgttattatgttataattaagtctatgatttgatatttgatagagcagtctgactgagcgatggtaagcagcagcaggctcgtaagcattcattcaaacagcacttttgtgcgtttgccagctgctcttcgctgtgcttcaagcattgagctgtttatgacttacagcctatcaactcccgagattaggctggtgtaaccgatgtgaaatggctagctagttagtggggtgcgcgctaatagcgtttcaaacgtcattcgctctgagacttggagtagttgatccccttgcgctgcaagggccgcatcttttgtggagcgatgggtaacgatactttgagggtggctgttgtcgatgtgttcctggttcgagcccaggaatgggcgaggagagggacggaagctatactgttacactggtaatactaaagtgcctataagaacatccaatagtcaaaggtatatgaaatacaaatggtatagagaaaaatagtcctataattcctataataacctcaacctaaaacttcttacctgggaatattgaagactgttaaaaggaacaaccagctttcatatgttctcatgttctgagcaaggaacttaaacgttagcttttttacatggcacatattgcacttttactttcttctccaacactttgtttttgaatgatttaaaccaaattgaacatatttcattatttatttgaggctaaattgatttgattgatgtattatattaagttaaaataaaagtgttcattcagtattgttgtaattgtcattattacaaataaataaatacatttaaaaatattattattattaaaaaaatattattattatatataatatatatatatattttttaaatacattttatttatttaattattttaaaatcgtctgattaatcggtatcgactttttatggtcctccaataatcggtatcggcactgaaaaatcataatcggtcgacctctgaaTGATTTAAAGTTACAGCAACTAATGGGAAGTCAATGTACaaaagaaataacaaaaaaaacttGACAACCAACCTTGACAACCTCCTGTCCCAGCACTCCTcccaccacagcacacacagggGCCATCTCAGAGAAACAGTAGCTGATGACATCACAAAACAACAACATGACTGTCAAACAGAAATACATAAACTCTGGAGTTCATAAGAATGAATTAACAATTGTCTTAACTCTGAAAATCTGAAATAGCTCAGAATGGAGCAGTCAGTCACAGATTATCTTTGATATATCTAAGAACTACCTTCACAGGCATATACAACAGTCCCCTATAAACAACAGTCCCCTACAAAACAACAGTCCCCTACAAACAGTCCCCTACAAACAACAGTCCCCTACAAACAACAGTCCCCTACAAACAACAGTCCCCTACAAACAACAGTCCCCTACAAACAACAGTCCCCTACAAACAACAGTCCCCTACAAACAACAGTCCCCTACATACATAGGAGTCCAACTAAATATGTGAATGGCTGTCAAGTGATGCATTGAATTGAGCCAGTCACCTGACAAAGTCGTGAGGCAGCAGCTCGCTACTCAGCCCCATGGCCTCCAGGACATCATCCCGGATCTGTCTCAGGAGCGTGGCGTCCGCCTCAAAGCTTTCTGGGTGGGGGTCGCGACCTTTGTCTGTACGGAACTTCAGCAGTACTGTGGGAGAGAAGCGAGGAACGCAGAGAGAGTGTGAACCACAGGGCGAGCGGTGGAGAAGTGCAGGAAACCATAGAAGACACAGAAGAAGCTCTGATTGTATGGGTTAAGAAGTTGCTACATATACCGAGCTACGTTTTCCACCCAACACAGAATATGTTACTAAGGAAATGTCAGTGGGGTTGTCATTCTATCACTTGCTCGTATGACACTGGCTGGCTAGCTTCACTTCCACTCACAGAAAAAAAGTGCACACAAACTTCCAATTAAATACTGATCATCCCATGAAAAATTGCAGTTTTTGATCAGTTTGACAAGGCCGTGATCAGACATCTGTGACTCTTGTCCTTGTCCTGTCAGCATGCACCACTAGTACTACACCCATCCTGTGCGAGACCGTGGGCAGATGTGCCAAAATGAGGAGGATGTGGTTTGGAGTCTGAATATTACTAAAAGGCAAATAATAAACAAGAGATGGACGTACCATTGCCACTGAGACGTTTTAGGCTCTAAACCCCCTTTAAGGCTAGCAGCTCTCCTCGCCCACTCAGTGTTAAAACAGGTGTCATAACATCCTCTTTTTAGCTGTCCATCAATCATATCATGGAGCCCAGTCCGCCCACGGCTATTTCCACCAGACTGACACCTCGCTAGTACACACGTATGTGAGCACACACATAAAACCCAACATCAATCACCATCACCTGAATCATCACCAACTAAACATCACAGAATTATCTCAAAACCTGGCACGGACTAACACAATATGTAAGCATACAAAGACATCCGTGCAAAGTAGACCAGTAAACATGGTCTTAAATGAGTAGACTGGAACATTCTTGACCAGATTCAAACAGGGATGAAGCAAAAACAACACATTCAAATGACATGAACTAAATCAAAGTTGAGGGAAAACCGTCCTGTGCCCCCCACGCCTGCTCTGCCTTCCATTCCTCTGGAGATGTTATGGTTTCATACAGTaggctaacccccccccccccactcctggGACACAGTAACAGAGGAAGCTCCACTTCCTCAAGAACAGCTCAGTCGAGAGATACCACAACGTCTAGACCTAATTATAGAAACACAAATGCTGTAGAACAGCTCTGAAAaccacaaaaacaaacaaaagaacaGCTTCTTTCCTTTCCGGCTGTTATATTAATATTAGCCAAACAACAGGGGCAGGATAGAGTTGGCAGCCTTGCGGGGGTAGTGTGGTGTCGTGGGTGGTGCCTAGCGGTTTGTCTCTCTGTTCTAAAGTCACACACGACTGGCGATGGAGAGCCTGTGATGGAAACAGAGCCATGTTAAGATGGTCTATGAAGCCAGCTGAAGGCTAATAAAGGGACCATATCAGACTAGGAACAGGGTGCAAAGCTACAACAACCAAAACAGGAAGGGGGGGTAAGGTGGTGGGCGATATCATTGGAGCTGCAGGCGCTCACGTGTAGAGGGCATCAATCTATAGCTCCACTGTTTCTTATGACAAAAGAAAAGACGCGATGGCAGCCAGTTAGTCATCCAACACTCttttatcaaatagatatttatATCCAATGGCTTTGTGGAATTATTGAGGCACAGGTACCGTGTAGCAGGAAGTAGTCCACGGGGGTGCGCTTCAGGCTGCTCTTGGCCTTCTCATTGGTCCAATCCACTTCCAgagccactttcaaggagcagaaGCTGGCAGTCTGTTCAGTTGGGATAGAGAGAGCGTCAAAGGGCAAGGAACATGCCGTCATTAGATGTGGAGGAGGATAACATTCATTACATTGATAAAACACTAATTGAGCTATTTTTTATACAACTCTCACCTTTTTGATCATGGTGGTCTCATTGGGGTCAACCTTTGGTTTCTTGGCCTCAGGTCCATCATTGGACTCGTCTGTTTTGGGCTTGACTACTTTGGGCTTCTCCCTGGACGGGGGCATCAAAACAAGGGACAGATGAGCATAACTGAGGACCAATCAAGACAAGTAAATTAAACAGACACTTGACAATCAAACACAACACTCACTCAACATAGTTGTGCTCCTGGCCAAGGTCGGAGAACATGTATCCGTGGTAACCAAAGACATCGCCACAGAAGACCTTGATGTTGTGCTGGGCACAGAGTTGGTCCACGCGCACCATCAGATCCCTCGAGCAGCCTGTCAGACACACCTGAGAGGAACAAGGGAGGGGAGGACAAAGTCAGAGAGAGCAGCTAAAACTACAAGTCCCATGGTGCTCACTACACCACaggatcaaaagtatgtggacacctgctcattgaacatctcattccaaaatcatgggcattaatatggagtttgtcccccctttgctgcttgaacaacctccactcttctgtgaaggttTTCTatgagatgttggaacattgctgaaggggacttgcttccacaagagcattagtgaggtcaggcacactgatgttgggtgattaggcttgGCTCGAAGTCtgtgtttcaattcatcccaaagctgtttgatggggttgaggtcagggctatgtgcagGCCAGTTCATTGACACCgatctcgataaaccatttctgagtggaccttgctttgtgcacgggggcaatgtcatgctgaaacaggaaagggccacaaagttagaagcacagaaacatctagaatgtcattgtatgctgtagcattaagatttcccttcactggaactaaggggcctagcatgcatcatgaaaaacagccccagaccattattcctcctccaccaaactttagtcggcactatgcattggggcaagtaGAGTTCTCTCGGCATACGCCAAATCCAGATTCGTCCgctggactgccagatggtgaagcgtgatttatcactccagagaacgcatttccactgctccagagttcaacgGTGACGAGCTTTACGCCACtacagccgacacttggcattgcgcatggtgatcttagaattgtgtgcggctgctcgatcaaggaaacccatttcatgaagctcccgacgaacagttcttgtgcggaagttgcttccagagggagTTTGGAACTCCGAGCACTCGGCGgtctcattctgtgagcttgtgtggcctaccactttgtggctgagccgttgttgctcctagacgtttccacttcacaataacagcacttacagttaaccaGGCAACTCGAGAATGGCAGAactttgacgaactgacttgttggaaaggtggcatcctatgacggtgccacgttgaaagtcactgagctcttcagtaaggccaatctactgccaatgtttgtctatggagattgcatatctgtgtgctcgattttatagacctgtcagcaacgggtgtggctgaaatagccgaatcccaaaatttgaaggggtgtcctcacaTTTTGTATATGTAGTGTTCATGTTCATTAAGAGACCTTGCAGGGAATGATGACAAAGTACTTGAACAACAAGTAGGCCTAACTCTGGAtttacgcgcacacacacaccttttagaTCGATTCAACCATAGCAATACTTACTACTCCTTTAGTTACCCCCCTTGAACATCACACATACCAGCTTCTACAATAGACACCCCGTCCTTTTGACACAAAACATGTTCAAGTAAACAAAATATGTTATTCTGTCGAAGAATCGACTAGTTTGTTTTCGCCAGTGTGTTCTATCTGAACAGGGTGGGGAACAGAAGATTGGCCTTATTAAAAAGCTGACCCGTGGGCTGGGTCCATCTTATCCTCCAGACCAAACCCAGCACACTCCACACTTGGCTAGAGATAAGGGGCTGTCTGGCAGCTGACGGGCATCTGTCTGTGGCATCCCTGCAATGTACACGCTGGTCCCTCCCAGAACACAAAGTACCACAACGTTGGGAGGTGCCAGCATTGAGTTCACGACACGCGCCAGCGTTTTACCAAGGGCAGCTGATTGACATGTTACTGCATGGTTGAAGTTGTTTTTAATTGCTTTGCCCTTAGCTAATGAAGACTGATAGACTAATCATCAAAGCTGGGTGCTTGATGCCTGAAAAATGGACCGGAGATCTTCCTTGAACCACACACCTCAACTTCATATGAAGAAGGTCTTATGGCGGAAGGGAGAGCCTTACAGACTATTATAGAAGTCCTATTGGCTTTAGTTGCCAGCTAGAAAAAAGGCAAGCCCTCTGGTGTGGTGACAGACACTGAGGGAGACCCTGGCTGGACATGTTGGGCTACTGCTGCAGTTCATTAGACAGGATTGGCAGAGGGAACTGGGAGTGCTGGTACTGGCAGGGACAGGGATTTTTAACAGCCTggacagcctgtctgtctgtccacagaGCCTCCCTCCTTTTGAAGGAGGCGTGCAGCTTGGACACCTCCTCTCAATGGCCTCCGGCAAGGGCTTTGTGAAGAGGGGCACTGAGCTGGATTGTTTGAGAGACAAGGGAGTGAAAAGGAAgcaaggaaaggggggggggggtgtttagcTTATCTGTACAATGGAACCTAACGGAGAATGTGTCTAGTAGGAGGTGAAGGGAGAAGTGAAGTGAAAGACATGCAGAGAATGAGTGGTTATGACAGACTCAATGAGAGTACATGAGTACATAGGGAGAGTATACCAGTGTTCTGAGTGAAGTAAATGAGTAAGTTTGTTTGTTGTGAATTGTTGCCTCAAATGATctctaaaaaaacaaaaacacctACAAACTCTCTCGGGATCAAAGCTATAATCCAGACATATTAATCCCAAAACACGCTGACTAAAAAGAGCAGCCCCTTATCATGCATTCTAGCAAATTTAAACCAGTTCCAGTTTCCCAGTGCTGAGCCACACAGACAAGACATATCCATAGCtagcagataaaaaaaaaaagctaccAGTCTACAGCACAGCCCACTccgcctccccctcctcctgaaCTTCCATTAGCACTCCCCCCGGGACGCGTCCGCCGTTTCTCcaccacagacagactggggaAGCGGCTTGTTTGCGCTTTGAAAATCCATGAGTATCTGATGAGGAGTCTCTTCAAAACCCCACCACTATATGTTTGAGAGCAGAGCACATCAGACAGCTTGCTTTTCAGTGTGTCTGGAACCAAACACCAGAGAAAATCTATGTTTCTACTTGTTAGCTGTACAGACATAAGTTAGATAAACGTATTTATCTCCAAGCTCGAGTGTCTTTATTTTTTTCTGTTCTCCCCCCCACCGGCAACTGTCAATTCCCTTACTCCGTCAATttataaataatatgtacatgcaTCATAAATcgctttatctacttccccagagtcaagTGAACTTGTGGATACTATTTGTATGTCTgagtgcagtttgaaggaagttgctaactagagTAAGAGCAATGACTAGAAGTCTATGGTAACTAATAGCATGCTAGTAGAGTAGATACCATAGACGTCCAGTCactgcgctaacgctagttagcattggctaaCAAAACTACCTAGAACTTCCTTCATATTGGATgaaataaaaatggtatccatgagttcatctgactatgGGGAAGTAGGTGAAGGGCTTAATTGCCAAAATCGTGAACTTAACAGGGATAGCCAATGAAAAAcacgtattttttatttaactaggcaaatcacttaagagcaaattcttatttacaatgacggcctacccctgggcaaaccctaacccggacaacgctgggacaattgtgtgccgccctatgggactcctaattcCAGCCTGTTgtcatacagcctggaatcgaacaaaGGCACtaagatgcagtaccttagatcactgcgccactcgggagcgtTTATCACTAAGTTCTACAAAGAAAGATTAATTTTGTGAACAAAGTGCAACTACATGCAATGGAACTCATCATCATTCAAAAACAGCTTAAATCggcctcccgagtgacgcagtggtctaaggcactgcatctgtgccactagagactctgggttggagtccaggctctgtcgcagccggccgcgactgggaggcccatggggcggcacacaattggcccagcgtcgtccgggttagggagggtttggccagcagggatatctttgtctcatcgcgcactagcgactcctgtggcgggcaccacgctgacacggtcgccaggtgtacggtgtttcctccgacacattggtgtggctggcttctgggttggacacatggctctcgaccatcgcctctcccgagtccgtacgggagttgcagcgatgagacaagactctaactactaccaattggataccacgaaattggggagaaaaaaggggtgaaAATTTACCTGAAAAAAATTGCTGAAAAAAATCTGTGCAAAACAGGTGCTATTACTGGCATTGGTCTGCTGCCCTGAGCAACATGTAGTAAGACGTATGGTGTAAAAGCACCATCTAGTGGCCATTTAGGGTAACATAAAATAATTAACCAAAGTAATCTTGACAATAGGCCAGCCCTGCACTACTGTACTCACTGCCTCAAATTGAAGGAAGAATTTGTCTGGTTTAGTCTCcaccctgtctgtgtctgccttcacctccaccatggggTTGAGGTACTGGGCACGCTCCAGGGATGCCTGGGCTCGGTTCTGGCCCTGAGCAGTCACTGGAATCAGAAACTGGGCTCGACATGACTCCTCTGTCACCTGAGAAGAAAGAGAGCAGAAATAGTTAGTGGTTTGTAAAATTAATTTATATTCTCCTGCAATTTTCTCAGTGTTTCATCCCACCATTAGCCTACTTCGGAAGGTTCCCTCTCACCCAACCTCTGCAGAGTCCCCAACAACCGGATGTTCCGGTTTTCAGGGGGAATGGAAATAGCCTTTCACCCAACTTTCACTTTTGGATGTTAACAAGGtgacactccatcttaactcctcctacacatttactggattggttggacagtgcagaagagaacctccccaaACAGTTTTTTTCCTTCTCGTCAAGACCAGTATGTATTGGATCTAGTTTCAGATGTTTATTTACACCTGTTACTTTAGGTTACCTCTGACCTAACTCTGTTACACCCACCCACACTTTGTGTACCTGTTCGTGGTCCAGCAGGGTCAGCCCCTTCACTCCAGCCAGGATTAGATTTTTGGCCACTTCAGCCCCCAGGCCCCTGAGGCCCACCAGGAGCACACGAGACCCCCGTAGCCTGGAACAGAAGCAGATTACCAACACCTTTATTAGCTATGTGGCTCCATCATACAATATAGGGTGGAAAGCCTTCAAGACAAAACATGCATGCTTTGTGCAGATTAATAAATTATGTAAACATCAACATTTGCAGTGTTTTCCAATCCATTCTTGCTGTGTGATCAGGGAGTGCATATTTGTTTTAGCCCAGTACGAGCATATCTAATTCAAGGTCTTGGCTGGCTAACTAGTTGGAGAGTTGAACCAGCTGTGTTAGCGCTGGGCCAAAGCAAATTGTGCACCCCAGGAATGCATTGAGAAGCATTGTAAATACTGTATATCATGGCGAAGTGTGTGCATAGTTCATATTTTACATGTAATGCATTTGTATTTAGTACCGACAAATAATAGGTTATCTACCTAGAGACAATGGACGCCAACGTTAGCTAATAGCTACCTCTTTTGTGCATCCAGACCCCATAATCGGATCTGCCGGTCATACTGAGCCGCTTCTTCCTCGCTAATGATAGATTCCTCCTTCTCAATCATGTCTATCATCTCAAACTGGTTTATTTGTCTAGTTTAACAGTAATGGGATTAATATTTCCCTTTTTAGATTCGGGGAGAGTACCGCTATCGCTGATTTGAACGGACGCTGGATGATGACGTTGTCTTCTTCTTTGGTATTATGGCGGTCCGCAAACAAATGTTAAAGGCGCATGCCACCACCTACTGTATTGGCTGTGTATCAGCCTACTAATCTGTGGTATGAATTCATTAAACTTTGTGAAAAAAATCCCTTACCAACTAACCGTACACCATTAAAACCAAATCACTATTCCATTACTTTGGTCCTATCTGATCCTGCAccaggacagcagactgggagtACGGGACACTGTCGTTCAAAACACCCTGTGactcttctgcagtaaaatcTTGTACGCCCAAGTGCTTCTctacagctgccaccacaacatctatcctCTGTGATTTACATTCCATTCCTGCGGTACAGTTGACCACCATGGCTATGAACGGCAACAAATAAAAAACTTACTGGAGCACATGTTATTCCTATCACTCTCTATTGACCTCGTCctactcacagggatcctctTAGGATTCCTCACCCTGCCCTTACcaaaaaagattgcagttttgaaactgcggtataagtgcagtaactgcagtcgactgtggtattttggacatagtaattgcagaataactgcagtgtactgttatagtgcactctaactgcagttacactgcaaaattactgcagtaaaaaaaacAGTGTTCTTTTGGACACAGTACTggcagcatactgcagttatactgcactctgactgcaatctttttcCTTAAGAGtgaacccatcttcctctactactcTCTTCAGTGCCTCAGCAAATGACACCTGCACTACTCTGATcctggcaacctcaacctgcctttctCTCACCAGACACCTCTGATCTCCAGCACCATGGGTACCCCTAaaggttgacacacacacacacacacacacacacacaaccttttcCACCGATACTACAGATTCCTTTGTCTTAtgtcctcctgcacacttctcataTCTCGGAATGTCTCTCCTACACACTACTGCCACATGACCATAAGCTTGAAACCTAAAACACCATAATGGGTTCGGGACAAAAGCTCTCCCGGTATAACTGACACATCCTAACTTGAATTTATCTGGTAAAAACTCTGCATCAAAACTCAGTAGTACAGACAGTGTCTACTCTGTTTCACTACGCTCTCCACCGGATCTGCGTCACACCAAACGGTGAGCATTACAGACACCAGGAATCTTCAACTTCAGTTGACCCTCAACACTTAACGGCACCCCAGTTATCACTCCTTCAATGGCACCCTGTTTTCTGGAGAGGAACGCAAGTCACAGTTCTTCTCCCCAGTCACGTGGTGCGGAGCACACGTTCCCTCTGGACGGAAGAAATTAAAATGTTTTCATAATTTTTCCCTGCCCGTCTTCTTACCGACCTCAATGGGTTCCCCTGACTCCATCTCCAAGTCTGACAACCATTCGAGCATACCCGCCATCTTGCCTCCCCAACCAGTACACATTACTGGGGGATGAACAAATATATGACCCTGTGTCAGTTATTAGGGGCCTTAAGACATCTGTTGAGAAGTATATCATTTAGTTGCCTAATAGATCAGACTCTGATACCAGCTTTCTGCTTACCTGGCTACCCAAACGCTACGCTACGCCCACGGACATGACTTATTCTGTAGCGAACATAGAGCAGCGTAAAAATGCAGTTTGAGTTGTCAGGCAAGCTTTCTGCAAACACAGTCTGAATTAAAGCACTGCAAAAAACGTGGAAAGTTtccttacaagccagaatgttgaacgAAATTGCATTTGAACTTGTATGTGAGAGAAAAAATTATCCACAGGACCGTATTATTCACCCAACCTTTTAGAGTGATGGTACTGCCTTTGAGATTTCTATCACCTGGCACATGCACAAAACCATGTAAATACCTGCAAGACTTCGGTTAGTATGCATGCATCACATGGATGTACTTCCGTCTTGTGCACATCCCTTAGGTGATGAGCAAACAAATCCTGATAGATACACAGAGACCCGTGTTTTGAGTCGGTTTAATAATA from Oncorhynchus kisutch isolate 150728-3 linkage group LG15, Okis_V2, whole genome shotgun sequence encodes:
- the sae1 gene encoding SUMO-activating enzyme subunit 1, with the protein product MIDMIEKEESIISEEEAAQYDRQIRLWGLDAQKRLRGSRVLLVGLRGLGAEVAKNLILAGVKGLTLLDHEQVTEESCRAQFLIPVTAQGQNRAQASLERAQYLNPMVEVKADTDRVETKPDKFFLQFEAVCLTGCSRDLMVRVDQLCAQHNIKVFCGDVFGYHGYMFSDLGQEHNYVEEKPKVVKPKTDESNDGPEAKKPKVDPNETTMIKKTASFCSLKVALEVDWTNEKAKSSLKRTPVDYFLLHVLLKFRTDKGRDPHPESFEADATLLRQIRDDVLEAMGLSSELLPHDFVSYCFSEMAPVCAVVGGVLGQEVVKALSQRDAPHKNFFFFDGMKGSGVVDYFGPK